From Microcystis aeruginosa NIES-2549, a single genomic window includes:
- a CDS encoding roadblock/LC7 domain-containing protein, translated as MSWIVEQLIYRSFSQLGFKYIASANVPPGIQQVFYQHIVSQLWDTYNPPHRNFKGVYIYQIDSHNTLFGWLINDGKDEFGPGDIPYFHCYYLRELLDSKKLVKILACLEAGPLKRLGRDEAKISLDPVILADNYQANAFELGIKLSKDIRLFSHRQLREEKPLQWFISLEETKERPHPTDNNYDNSKDTFLREPNYQAEIAKIMEELAEKPIAIEGIMLVSPQGQPLTDSIGMPHNSALILAGTMIYLANNTKEELSWSDVEQIAIRSPQGHLILTPCSDQAFLLVKTGKTITGLLEGEIQKTRSKLAKILAISNPTPHPPLLNPTVNPFLDSVVEEFEIVLETEDDNSTDIRYPGRTLQ; from the coding sequence ATGTCTTGGATCGTTGAACAACTGATTTATAGAAGTTTCTCACAACTGGGATTTAAATATATCGCTAGTGCTAATGTCCCCCCAGGGATTCAACAGGTTTTTTATCAACATATAGTCTCTCAGTTATGGGACACCTATAATCCTCCACACAGGAACTTTAAAGGAGTCTATATCTATCAAATTGACTCCCATAACACCCTCTTTGGTTGGTTAATTAACGATGGGAAGGATGAATTTGGTCCTGGGGACATCCCCTACTTTCATTGTTATTATTTACGCGAACTACTCGACTCGAAAAAACTGGTTAAAATCCTTGCCTGTCTAGAGGCAGGTCCCCTAAAACGTCTTGGCCGAGATGAGGCTAAAATCTCCCTTGATCCCGTAATTTTAGCCGACAATTATCAGGCAAATGCCTTTGAATTAGGGATTAAACTTTCTAAAGATATTCGTCTGTTTAGCCACCGACAACTGCGGGAAGAAAAACCCCTGCAATGGTTTATATCTTTGGAAGAAACCAAAGAACGACCACATCCCACCGATAATAACTATGATAACTCTAAAGATACCTTCCTTAGGGAACCAAATTACCAGGCAGAAATTGCCAAAATTATGGAAGAATTAGCCGAAAAACCGATCGCTATTGAGGGAATCATGCTTGTTTCTCCCCAGGGTCAACCTTTGACTGATTCCATCGGTATGCCACACAATAGTGCCTTAATCTTAGCAGGAACAATGATCTATCTTGCCAATAACACAAAAGAGGAATTAAGCTGGTCTGATGTGGAACAAATTGCTATTCGCAGTCCCCAGGGTCATCTGATCTTAACCCCTTGCAGTGACCAAGCTTTTCTTTTAGTGAAAACTGGCAAAACGATCACGGGATTGTTAGAGGGAGAAATCCAAAAAACTCGCTCAAAATTAGCAAAAATTCTCGCTATTTCCAATCCCACCCCCCACCCCCCCCTGTTAAATCCCACAGTTAATCCCTTCCTTGATTCCGTTGTAGAAGAATTCGAGATCGTCCTCGAAACCGAAGATGATAACAGTACAGATATTCGTTACCCGGGTAGAACCTTACAGTGA
- a CDS encoding cation:proton antiporter gives MRGELLVAWAAQQKSLDSSSAVNSQTVGDIPELVLILILLLLIATAVALITQRLRISYVAGLVLAGLPITDLLSRRIGLDPFLVLNLFLPILIFEAAINTDISRLRSTFKPIALLAGPGSVFSAAIIAVLVKFGLGLDWIPALLVGVILANTDTVSMIAVFKEIRVPSRLSTIVEGETLFNDAAALVTFNLLLVIYATGTISTTQVIKEVLIVALGGGLVGAVLGYLCLPIYVRLRDPLSSLLLTVALALGAFQLGQFLGVSGAVAVVIAGLVFGNLGLPRSASASDRITLISFWEYAGFIVNTFIFLLIGIEINPLTLWQTLPSIVLVILAYQLGRILSVYSLLWVLRRIDRPIPLRWQHILILGNIKGSLSMALAVAIPLTLTGRELIIELVFGAVLFSLVIQGLALPWLIKKLDISQVSAVTREIGQLQLQLIASKAAQDELANLLKSGVLPKAVYEELWASYQAKVAVSERVLRDAYNQSRSGQMEPKYGQLDAIRRRLFLAEKAALGDALRKRIVPEDLVQSYVKGLDEKLLSLDDD, from the coding sequence ATGAGGGGAGAATTATTAGTAGCCTGGGCAGCACAACAAAAATCCTTGGATAGCAGTTCTGCTGTGAACAGCCAAACGGTGGGAGACATTCCTGAACTGGTTCTTATCTTGATCCTGCTGCTACTGATTGCCACTGCCGTTGCCCTAATAACCCAGCGATTACGCATTTCCTATGTGGCAGGTTTAGTGTTAGCAGGATTACCGATTACTGATCTGTTATCTCGTCGTATTGGGTTAGATCCGTTTTTAGTGCTTAACCTTTTTCTGCCGATTCTGATTTTTGAAGCGGCGATTAATACCGATATCAGCCGTCTTCGCAGTACCTTTAAACCGATCGCACTGCTCGCAGGACCAGGCTCGGTTTTTTCTGCGGCGATTATTGCAGTTCTGGTAAAATTTGGGCTGGGTCTAGATTGGATTCCCGCCTTACTGGTGGGAGTGATTCTAGCAAACACGGATACTGTCTCGATGATTGCCGTCTTTAAAGAAATTCGGGTTCCCTCTAGACTCTCGACTATTGTGGAAGGGGAAACACTATTTAATGATGCAGCCGCACTCGTCACCTTTAATTTGCTCTTGGTGATTTACGCCACTGGAACCATCAGCACCACACAAGTCATCAAGGAAGTGTTGATCGTTGCTCTGGGCGGGGGATTAGTGGGCGCTGTCCTAGGCTACCTGTGTCTGCCCATCTATGTGCGCTTACGGGATCCGCTGAGTAGCCTTTTGCTTACGGTTGCACTTGCCTTGGGAGCTTTTCAACTCGGGCAGTTTTTGGGTGTATCGGGAGCGGTGGCAGTAGTTATTGCTGGACTTGTCTTTGGTAACTTGGGGCTGCCTCGCAGCGCCTCTGCATCCGATCGCATTACCCTGATCAGTTTTTGGGAATATGCCGGTTTTATCGTCAATACCTTTATTTTTCTGCTCATTGGCATTGAAATCAACCCCTTGACCCTATGGCAAACCTTGCCATCGATTGTGCTAGTCATTTTGGCTTATCAATTGGGGCGTATTCTGTCAGTGTATTCTTTACTATGGGTGCTTCGCCGGATCGATCGACCGATCCCCTTGCGCTGGCAACATATTCTGATTTTGGGCAACATCAAGGGTTCCCTCTCCATGGCCCTAGCGGTTGCCATTCCTTTGACTCTAACAGGGCGGGAATTGATCATCGAGCTAGTCTTTGGGGCTGTGTTATTTTCTCTGGTCATCCAAGGATTAGCCTTACCCTGGCTAATTAAAAAGCTCGATATTAGTCAGGTTTCGGCAGTAACACGGGAGATTGGCCAGTTGCAGCTGCAGTTGATCGCGTCGAAAGCGGCACAAGATGAGTTAGCCAATTTATTGAAATCGGGCGTTTTACCGAAAGCAGTGTACGAAGAACTGTGGGCATCTTATCAGGCAAAAGTGGCGGTATCGGAACGGGTGCTGCGGGATGCTTATAATCAGTCTCGATCGGGGCAAATGGAGCCTAAATACGGTCAGTTAGATGCAATTCGACGACGATTGTTCCTGGCCGAGAAAGCCGCCCTGGGGGATGCACTTCGCAAACGTATTGTACCGGAAGATTTGGTACAATCCTACGTTAAAGGTTTGGATGAGAAACTTCTATCCTTGGACGATGATTAG
- a CDS encoding DUF1257 domain-containing protein, with translation MSHFSNIKTKIRDLSYLKAALSDMGMEWKEGSHPVKGYQGQTLTAEVVIEQDNNYDIGFRWNGNEYELVADLQYWQQPLTVEGFLRKVNQGYAYHTILAETAKQGFQVAAQEKNTDGSIRLVVQRWSA, from the coding sequence ATGTCACACTTTAGCAATATCAAAACCAAAATCCGCGATCTATCCTACCTAAAAGCCGCCCTGAGCGATATGGGGATGGAATGGAAAGAGGGTTCCCACCCCGTCAAAGGTTATCAAGGTCAAACTTTAACCGCAGAGGTGGTAATCGAGCAAGATAACAATTACGATATCGGTTTTCGCTGGAATGGTAACGAGTACGAGTTGGTTGCCGATTTGCAATACTGGCAACAACCCCTAACCGTAGAAGGATTTTTAAGAAAAGTAAATCAAGGTTATGCCTACCACACCATTCTGGCAGAAACTGCTAAACAGGGTTTTCAGGTGGCAGCACAGGAAAAAAATACTGATGGTTCTATTCGTCTAGTGGTACAACGTTGGAGTGCCTAA
- a CDS encoding RluA family pseudouridine synthase, which translates to MNQLNLEVAGKKERLDAWMGSQLPDLSRSRLQKLIEQGYIQLNGQICTNKNTKVAQGDRLKITIPDSQPLQLSAEAIDLDILYEDEYLIIINKPADLVVHPAPGHESGTLVNALLHHCPNLAGIGGIQRPGIVHRLDKDTTGAIVIAKTDQAHQHLQAQLKTKTARREYMALVHGVPKSETGTIDLSIGRHRSERQKMAIITVEKGGRNAVTHWQVKERLGNYTLMEFRLETGRTHQIRVHSSHIGHPILGDPLYSSGRSIGINLPGQLLHAHRLILIHPVTGESLEAIAPLPAIFPKVLAILRQRNP; encoded by the coding sequence ATGAACCAATTAAACTTAGAAGTTGCGGGAAAAAAAGAACGTTTAGATGCTTGGATGGGGTCACAATTGCCCGATTTATCGAGATCGAGGCTGCAAAAATTGATAGAACAGGGATATATACAGTTAAACGGTCAAATTTGCACCAATAAAAATACTAAAGTTGCCCAAGGCGATCGCTTAAAGATTACCATTCCCGACAGTCAACCCCTGCAATTAAGCGCCGAGGCGATCGATCTTGATATTCTTTACGAAGACGAATATCTGATTATTATCAATAAACCGGCCGATTTAGTGGTTCATCCGGCCCCCGGCCACGAATCGGGAACCTTGGTCAACGCTTTACTGCATCACTGCCCAAATTTAGCCGGAATCGGTGGAATTCAACGCCCCGGCATAGTTCACCGCTTAGATAAGGATACCACGGGCGCGATCGTTATTGCCAAAACCGACCAGGCCCATCAACACCTACAGGCACAATTAAAAACCAAAACTGCCCGTCGGGAATACATGGCCCTCGTCCACGGTGTCCCCAAAAGCGAAACAGGTACAATTGATCTGTCGATCGGTCGTCACCGCAGCGAGCGCCAAAAGATGGCTATTATTACCGTGGAAAAAGGCGGTAGAAATGCCGTCACCCACTGGCAAGTCAAGGAAAGACTAGGCAACTACACCTTAATGGAATTTCGCCTAGAAACTGGCAGAACTCATCAAATTCGCGTTCATAGCAGCCACATTGGTCATCCGATTCTTGGGGATCCCCTTTATAGTTCCGGTCGTTCCATCGGGATTAATCTACCCGGGCAGTTACTCCACGCCCATCGTTTAATCTTAATACATCCGGTCACGGGAGAGAGCCTAGAAGCGATCGCTCCCTTACCCGCTATTTTCCCGAAAGTTTTAGCTATTTTACGCCAGAGAAACCCCTAG
- a CDS encoding DUF2997 domain-containing protein, translating to MSMESLEFIIYPDGRVMEKVTGIVGSSCQEVTAAIEAQLGQLMSQEKTSDYYHQTVSQSEKVSNAATFSDW from the coding sequence ATGAGCATGGAAAGCCTAGAGTTTATCATCTATCCCGATGGTCGCGTCATGGAAAAGGTGACAGGCATAGTCGGTTCATCTTGTCAAGAGGTGACGGCGGCGATCGAGGCACAACTCGGGCAGCTGATGTCTCAAGAGAAAACCTCGGATTATTACCATCAAACCGTCAGCCAGTCAGAGAAAGTCAGCAACGCAGCCACTTTTAGCGACTGGTAA
- the bioU gene encoding (S)-8-amino-7-oxononanoate synthase BioU: protein MNKQIAGDRLRIGVLGFGGLGQAAARILAPKQEMLWTAAADKAGFAYHKDGLDVNTCNKIYHDQGSIGYLENYGSLSQNSIEELIKTADVEGYFLALPNLPNNFMADIAKTFIRLGWRGVLVDALKRTSAMEQILALQTDLEAAGITYMTGCGATPGLLTAAAALAAQSYAEIHSVKITFGVGIANWEAYRATIREDIAHLPGYNPETAHQMSDAEVEMLLNKTNGILSLENMEHADDIMLELAGICGRDRVSVGGVVDTRNPKKPLSTNVKVTGRTFEGKISTHTFTLGDETSMAANVCGPAFGYLKAGVSLHRRGIYGLWTAAEIMPQFVR, encoded by the coding sequence ATGAATAAACAAATAGCAGGCGATCGCCTTCGGATCGGTGTTTTAGGTTTTGGTGGTTTGGGACAGGCTGCCGCTAGAATTCTCGCCCCCAAACAGGAAATGCTTTGGACTGCCGCCGCCGATAAAGCCGGTTTTGCTTACCACAAAGACGGTCTAGATGTCAATACCTGTAACAAAATTTATCATGACCAGGGTTCGATCGGTTATCTGGAAAATTACGGCAGTCTCAGCCAGAACAGTATCGAGGAATTAATCAAAACTGCCGACGTAGAAGGCTATTTTCTCGCCTTGCCGAATTTACCCAACAATTTCATGGCCGATATCGCTAAAACCTTCATTCGCTTAGGTTGGCGCGGGGTTTTAGTCGATGCTCTCAAACGTACCAGCGCCATGGAACAAATCTTAGCACTACAAACAGACCTAGAAGCCGCCGGCATCACCTACATGACCGGCTGCGGCGCTACCCCCGGACTGTTAACTGCGGCCGCTGCCCTAGCTGCCCAGAGTTATGCAGAGATTCATAGCGTTAAAATTACCTTTGGCGTGGGAATTGCCAACTGGGAGGCTTATCGTGCCACTATTCGCGAAGATATCGCCCATTTACCCGGTTACAACCCAGAAACAGCCCACCAGATGAGTGACGCAGAAGTGGAAATGCTGTTAAATAAAACCAATGGCATTCTCAGCCTCGAAAATATGGAACACGCGGACGATATTATGCTGGAATTAGCCGGAATTTGTGGACGTGATCGCGTTTCCGTCGGGGGTGTGGTGGATACGCGCAACCCGAAAAAGCCCTTAAGTACCAATGTTAAAGTCACGGGGCGGACTTTTGAAGGCAAAATTTCCACCCATACCTTCACTTTAGGCGATGAAACCAGTATGGCGGCTAATGTCTGCGGGCCGGCTTTCGGTTATCTGAAAGCGGGGGTTTCCCTGCATCGTCGCGGTATCTACGGATTATGGACCGCAGCGGAGATTATGCCGCAATTTGTGCGCTAG
- a CDS encoding ferredoxin, with translation MADFSPERSGFEPELGGFLRDSPDRTGFEPELGGLLRQKAVYVDEVTCIGCKHCAHVAPNTFFIEGEYGRSRVYNQDGDEEEIIQEAIETCPVNCIHWVNYNQLSSLEEERKHQVIKQLGFPQIHKKFSPADLDL, from the coding sequence ATGGCTGATTTTTCTCCCGAACGCTCTGGTTTTGAACCAGAGTTAGGGGGATTCCTGAGAGATTCCCCCGATCGCACTGGTTTTGAGCCTGAATTGGGTGGTTTACTGCGCCAGAAAGCGGTTTACGTCGATGAGGTCACTTGTATTGGTTGTAAACACTGCGCCCACGTTGCCCCCAATACCTTTTTTATTGAAGGCGAATACGGTCGCTCTCGCGTCTATAATCAGGACGGTGACGAAGAAGAAATTATTCAAGAAGCGATCGAGACTTGTCCGGTTAACTGTATTCACTGGGTTAATTATAATCAGTTGTCATCCCTTGAGGAAGAACGCAAACATCAAGTGATTAAACAGTTAGGTTTTCCTCAGATTCACAAGAAATTTAGCCCCGCAGATTTAGATCTCTAG
- a CDS encoding FHA domain-containing protein, with amino-acid sequence MIVCPNCEHTNPDEASQCEACYTPLPRMSSCPNCGATIQTDATFCGQCGYNLQPNSVPIVAAEAASEPEPVSPVLTPTVASIAPPPVAEPISTPAIAPPPVPAATRLQTEMASLQHLQTDSKIELPLHLSVIHVGKPNDRIPPDIDVSGFPDSDIVSRVHADIRVEGGIYYLEDSGSANGTYVNHSPLPPGNRHRLRAGDRISLGKGDKMTFIFQMS; translated from the coding sequence ATGATCGTTTGTCCTAATTGCGAACATACTAACCCCGATGAGGCCAGTCAATGCGAGGCCTGTTACACTCCCTTGCCGCGGATGTCTTCCTGTCCTAATTGTGGGGCAACCATCCAAACTGATGCCACCTTTTGCGGTCAGTGTGGCTACAATTTACAGCCTAATTCCGTTCCCATCGTGGCAGCCGAGGCCGCATCGGAACCTGAACCCGTCTCACCAGTCCTTACACCCACCGTTGCCTCGATCGCACCTCCTCCTGTTGCCGAACCGATCAGTACGCCGGCTATTGCTCCTCCACCGGTTCCGGCCGCCACCCGCTTACAGACGGAAATGGCTAGTCTCCAGCACCTACAAACCGATAGCAAAATTGAATTACCCCTACATCTATCGGTAATTCATGTCGGCAAACCTAACGATCGCATTCCCCCCGATATCGATGTTTCTGGTTTTCCCGATTCTGATATCGTCTCCCGGGTTCATGCCGATATCCGTGTCGAAGGAGGCATCTATTACCTCGAAGACAGCGGCAGCGCTAACGGAACCTATGTTAATCACTCTCCCCTACCCCCCGGCAATCGTCATCGTCTCCGGGCGGGCGATCGCATTTCCCTCGGTAAAGGGGACAAAATGACTTTTATTTTCCAAATGTCTTAA
- a CDS encoding toxin-antitoxin system TumE family protein translates to MNSFTIVDERILFDRGYFRARVLLTNGDFLEIAEAFTSIDQRIVTISYRYQWMDASKQKLRKRWDNVEHFPDLPNFPDHVHVGDELNVQPGESRNILQIITVIEREIEIL, encoded by the coding sequence GTGAACTCTTTCACGATTGTCGATGAAAGAATTTTATTCGATCGAGGCTATTTCCGAGCGAGAGTCCTTTTAACGAACGGAGATTTTTTAGAAATTGCGGAGGCTTTTACCTCGATCGATCAACGCATCGTTACGATAAGCTATCGCTATCAATGGATGGACGCAAGCAAACAGAAGTTAAGAAAACGCTGGGATAACGTGGAACATTTTCCCGATTTACCGAATTTTCCCGATCATGTCCATGTAGGAGATGAGTTAAACGTTCAACCTGGCGAATCTAGAAATATTTTACAAATTATCACCGTAATCGAGCGCGAGATCGAGATTTTGTAA
- a CDS encoding phage holin family protein, with the protein MLSFFLRWLITAVSLLITAQIVPGIEIKNFTVALIAAVVLGLINAIVRPLLILFTLPLTILTLGLFIFVVNAISFSLASYFISGFEVKSFFAALFGSIVVSIISGVLNGIFVD; encoded by the coding sequence ATGTTATCTTTTTTCCTCCGTTGGTTGATTACCGCTGTCTCTTTATTGATTACAGCGCAAATAGTACCCGGTATAGAAATTAAAAATTTTACCGTGGCTTTGATAGCCGCTGTCGTCTTGGGTTTAATTAATGCTATTGTTAGACCCCTGTTGATTCTTTTTACCCTGCCTTTAACTATTTTGACCCTAGGGTTATTTATTTTTGTGGTTAATGCCATTTCCTTTTCTTTAGCCTCCTATTTTATCAGTGGTTTTGAGGTAAAATCATTTTTTGCTGCTTTATTCGGTTCGATCGTGGTTTCGATCATTTCAGGAGTTTTAAATGGCATTTTCGTTGACTAA
- a CDS encoding sugar transferase yields MTANSQLISVKALQALMKRGFKPSVSGRRHQKSWLIALDGDTSKRLFDIVFSLSVLIFFSPLYLILALLIAISSPGPVFYMQKRVGQNFQHFNCIKFRTMVMDADKVLERLMEDSPQLRAEFEDNFKLKDDPRITWIGKFLRLTSLDEFPQFWNVLRGDMSVVGPRPLVPEELQKYGNRIDKVLTIRPGLTGLWQVSGRNDIPYPMRVQMDVYYVNSRNWLTDIWVIFRTIGVVVFPKNNGAY; encoded by the coding sequence ATGACTGCTAATAGCCAACTTATCTCCGTCAAGGCTCTACAAGCTTTGATGAAGCGAGGGTTCAAACCTTCGGTCTCTGGTAGACGGCATCAAAAATCTTGGTTAATAGCTTTGGACGGCGATACCTCAAAACGATTATTCGATATCGTTTTCTCCCTATCGGTTCTAATTTTCTTTTCGCCGCTTTATTTAATCTTAGCCTTACTGATCGCGATTAGTTCCCCCGGTCCTGTCTTCTATATGCAGAAGCGCGTCGGTCAAAACTTCCAGCATTTCAACTGTATCAAGTTCCGTACTATGGTAATGGACGCGGATAAGGTATTAGAGAGACTGATGGAAGACTCTCCCCAACTGCGGGCGGAATTCGAGGATAATTTCAAGCTGAAGGATGATCCCCGCATAACTTGGATTGGCAAGTTTCTCCGCTTAACCAGTTTAGACGAGTTTCCCCAGTTCTGGAACGTCCTGCGGGGAGATATGAGCGTCGTCGGTCCGCGGCCTTTAGTTCCCGAAGAATTGCAGAAATATGGCAATCGCATCGACAAAGTTTTAACTATTCGCCCCGGTTTAACTGGTTTATGGCAAGTTTCTGGACGTAATGACATCCCCTATCCCATGCGGGTGCAGATGGATGTGTATTACGTTAATTCGCGCAACTGGTTAACCGATATATGGGTAATCTTTAGAACTATCGGTGTTGTGGTTTTTCCCAAAAATAACGGTGCTTACTAA
- the pgl gene encoding 6-phosphogluconolactonase, whose product MQKLVEVLADKQALIEKSLALVLEKITTSLEQQDYFTIALSGGSTPKPLYEALSSQPLDWSKIHVFWGDERYVSPEHPDSNQRMARLAWLDRIPIPAANIHHVPTDDPDPHRAAQKYDDHLRQWFGVNSPDFPVFDLILLGMGDDGHTASLFPHTAALTVSDRCITVGEKDGNPRLTFTVPLINQARCVIFIAAGESKRPALHEIFSAHGDSFSYPSRLIHPPAGELYWLLDAAAGSSFV is encoded by the coding sequence ATGCAGAAATTGGTGGAAGTTTTAGCCGATAAACAAGCTCTGATCGAAAAATCTCTGGCGCTGGTTCTGGAAAAAATCACAACCAGCCTCGAACAACAGGACTATTTTACCATCGCTCTTTCCGGCGGTAGCACCCCGAAACCTCTCTACGAAGCTTTATCCTCTCAACCCCTCGATTGGTCAAAAATTCACGTTTTCTGGGGGGATGAACGCTACGTTAGTCCCGAACATCCTGACAGTAATCAACGCATGGCCCGGTTAGCATGGCTCGATCGCATACCGATCCCGGCCGCTAATATTCATCATGTTCCCACGGATGACCCCGATCCCCACCGGGCTGCCCAAAAATACGATGATCATCTCCGCCAATGGTTTGGGGTCAATTCTCCCGATTTTCCCGTTTTTGACCTGATTTTATTGGGAATGGGCGATGATGGTCACACCGCCTCCCTCTTCCCCCACACGGCAGCTTTAACGGTCAGCGATCGCTGTATCACCGTCGGCGAGAAAGACGGCAATCCCCGCTTAACTTTTACCGTTCCCCTGATCAATCAGGCCCGTTGTGTGATCTTTATCGCTGCCGGCGAAAGTAAACGCCCCGCTTTACATGAGATTTTCTCTGCCCATGGCGACTCTTTCTCCTATCCTTCCCGTCTCATCCACCCTCCGGCCGGGGAATTATATTGGTTACTCGATGCGGCCGCCGGTTCCTCGTTTGTCTAG
- a CDS encoding HpsJ family protein translates to MNSFTSLSLKLTGLVFIISFLLDGFILPLPYQFSQSQWQVGFVTTFVDRGIVPLLGIILVLIAYWIDANNKDIIPRKSRFELRWPLFVFSTVLGLVFLLMIPVHINNTNQIKNNALTQIEQGVDQGEGQIQAFLAQLNTLSQNPQLLEQQISQRNEVIETGRFQGQPINAEQLQTLRQQREQLTNLRDLSKKPKEFKQKLDEIKNQLQTQLQERRKQAESQANLEALKQWLRIGIQSMLLSICYSLIGWLGIRELGSMKKRTA, encoded by the coding sequence ATGAACAGTTTTACTTCTTTGTCCCTGAAATTAACGGGATTGGTTTTCATTATTTCCTTCCTTTTGGATGGGTTTATCCTGCCGCTGCCCTATCAATTCAGTCAATCCCAATGGCAGGTAGGGTTCGTCACCACCTTTGTGGATCGAGGCATTGTTCCTCTCCTCGGTATCATTCTCGTTTTAATCGCTTACTGGATTGACGCTAACAATAAAGATATCATTCCTAGGAAATCCCGCTTTGAATTGCGTTGGCCGCTCTTTGTTTTTTCCACAGTGTTAGGGTTAGTTTTTCTGTTGATGATTCCAGTTCATATCAATAATACCAACCAGATTAAAAACAACGCTTTGACTCAAATTGAACAGGGTGTTGACCAAGGAGAGGGGCAAATTCAGGCTTTCTTAGCCCAGTTAAATACTCTATCGCAAAATCCCCAATTATTAGAACAGCAGATCTCTCAGAGAAATGAAGTGATTGAAACTGGTCGTTTCCAAGGACAACCGATCAACGCGGAACAGTTACAGACCCTCCGTCAACAAAGAGAACAATTAACTAATTTACGCGATTTATCCAAAAAACCGAAGGAATTTAAACAGAAATTGGATGAGATCAAAAATCAGCTACAAACTCAGCTGCAAGAGCGGCGAAAACAGGCAGAAAGCCAAGCCAACTTGGAGGCTTTGAAACAGTGGTTAAGAATTGGTATTCAAAGTATGTTGCTATCGATTTGCTATAGTTTGATCGGTTGGTTAGGCATTCGAGAACTAGGTAGTATGAAAAAACGCACCGCCTAA
- a CDS encoding potassium channel family protein, which yields MYVLIGGAGMMGLGLAQQLLDLGHTVAIVDVDPLACRFAREKIGVMAFEGSAVSTKVLLEAGIRQAKAVVAALRDDAMNLALVTLSRSYGISHIVVRMCDREFLEAYRLAGASHIISTIDLAVATMANAIEYPEVESMMHFEQGQVEVLKLPVPKDCYVAGRTVAQIAQDANFPTGSLIIGYQCHTSASLEIPNGNTVLEAGSTILVVTRPEFVKPMIDYLGIQTNHRPRIEVSHPNL from the coding sequence ATGTACGTTTTAATTGGTGGGGCGGGAATGATGGGGCTAGGTTTAGCCCAACAACTTTTAGACTTGGGACACACCGTCGCCATCGTTGATGTGGATCCTTTAGCTTGTCGGTTTGCCCGGGAAAAAATTGGTGTCATGGCCTTTGAGGGGAGTGCTGTCAGTACGAAAGTTCTGCTAGAGGCGGGGATTCGACAAGCTAAAGCGGTTGTTGCCGCCCTGAGAGACGATGCCATGAATCTAGCCCTAGTCACCCTGTCTAGAAGTTATGGCATTTCCCATATTGTGGTGAGAATGTGCGATCGCGAATTTCTTGAAGCCTATCGTCTTGCTGGAGCTAGTCACATCATCAGCACGATTGATTTAGCCGTTGCCACCATGGCCAATGCGATCGAATACCCTGAAGTAGAATCGATGATGCACTTTGAACAGGGACAAGTGGAGGTGCTAAAGCTGCCCGTCCCCAAGGATTGTTATGTAGCTGGGCGTACCGTTGCCCAAATCGCTCAAGATGCCAACTTTCCGACCGGTTCGCTGATTATTGGCTATCAGTGTCACACTTCCGCCAGTTTAGAGATTCCCAACGGCAATACCGTCCTAGAAGCAGGCTCAACTATTCTGGTGGTCACTCGTCCGGAATTCGTCAAACCCATGATCGATTACCTCGGCATTCAAACTAATCATCGTCCAAGGATAGAAGTTTCTCATCCAAACCTTTAA